In Hamadaea flava, a genomic segment contains:
- a CDS encoding ABC transporter permease, protein MRHRAGRSLLVLLMAAVATTAAAAVPAYVRAAQESVVRDLLGPGSATDPTITVQLPTTGVGAQVGQPLTLAEGIGRAELVLGSSPYLAGLRTGRTAYAETNLKLTNVGIAEVVTGHLVYQPGICELATLTGRCPAAAGEVMVSTRTAEHYKIAVGDRLPIALGPSADLGRTSKGGGGGVPLAGTTHRPLVVGLFTPKDALDSAWGSQLQYSPVPDPHLGARYWTVDGIYTGTPDDVEKVAGAVVRRTVVLRLDLTTVDDAGVGRLDVALRDVTSGLSGQQMSARSAIPSVIVEIRKDQDAIAQTVPVGAVPLLVLALVVLMVLVAALTEERGPEIALARLHGYARGRVAAFGLAEVLSLITVAAPLGLLLSRLVLATVAGLWLAPGTPTPWSWTAFVAVGAALLTAYAAAAVASRRVFRTKVINLLRRVPQRTTWRAGALEGAAVALAVAALVTTVQDQESGLAVLAAPLLAIVVGVAGGRLLSLIAAARVRQTRRRADPVGVLTSASLSRRPGRQRIVVVVAVAASLMGFSAVAWDVAAQARAEAANGVVGAPSVYRVSAAGPQQLLEGVTAAVPDGSAMGVVRRAEFFDGNVVNVIGVQSDRLAKTATWFGHSDVDLEAIAAKLRPTPPAPSPVSGRLTVSLDATGLDQVPLVVAVEVRTGQRQQTVELGRLQQGLHEYAAEVPEGELAVLKLIRPPAQAEAVVGTLTIKRLSSAAGEVPIGGEGGWQPILPAGVKVGLTGDTELSARIEADGNGDIRIARLHAPKALPGLLAGPVPAVEVADDGWPFMAFATQPQTFTTLGTDRIVPGASGHGILVDVDYGLAQAQDLTGSVDNGTSIVYEVWAGDGAPKDLVDRLAAHGIQVRSSQTLSAYEDRLGRRAPALALRLYGIGALVAILLALGIVLLAVRVGAEQRRYGSAALLVAGVPETVLRKAVRREFVTLLGWPAGLGFLSGVAVAVLLLPGIPLVTTGVTGDAHWQPAPGALAVVAIACLGCLLIALPVAVRLIRQARPELLRGEAR, encoded by the coding sequence ATGCGGCATCGAGCAGGCCGATCCCTGCTCGTGCTGCTCATGGCAGCGGTCGCGACGACAGCGGCGGCCGCGGTCCCGGCGTACGTGCGGGCGGCTCAGGAGTCGGTCGTGCGGGATCTGCTGGGGCCGGGCTCGGCGACCGACCCCACGATCACCGTCCAACTGCCCACGACGGGCGTCGGTGCCCAGGTGGGCCAGCCGCTGACGCTGGCCGAGGGGATCGGGCGGGCCGAGCTGGTCCTCGGTAGCTCGCCTTACCTCGCCGGGCTGCGCACCGGGCGGACGGCGTACGCCGAGACGAACCTGAAGCTCACCAACGTGGGCATCGCCGAGGTCGTGACCGGGCACCTCGTCTACCAGCCGGGCATCTGCGAGCTGGCCACCCTGACCGGGCGCTGCCCGGCTGCCGCGGGCGAGGTCATGGTCAGCACCAGGACCGCCGAGCACTACAAGATCGCGGTCGGGGATCGGCTGCCGATCGCGCTCGGCCCGTCCGCCGACCTCGGGCGTACGTCGAAGGGCGGTGGCGGTGGCGTTCCGCTCGCGGGGACGACCCACCGGCCACTGGTCGTGGGGCTCTTCACGCCGAAGGACGCGCTGGACTCCGCGTGGGGCTCACAGCTTCAGTACTCGCCGGTGCCGGATCCGCATCTGGGCGCCCGGTATTGGACCGTCGACGGGATCTACACCGGCACGCCGGACGACGTCGAGAAGGTCGCCGGCGCGGTCGTGCGGCGTACCGTCGTCCTCCGGCTCGATCTGACCACTGTGGACGATGCTGGCGTCGGTCGGCTCGACGTGGCCCTGCGGGACGTCACCAGCGGGCTGAGCGGGCAGCAGATGTCGGCGCGGTCGGCGATCCCCTCGGTCATCGTCGAGATCCGCAAGGACCAGGACGCCATCGCGCAGACCGTCCCGGTGGGCGCGGTGCCGTTGCTCGTGCTCGCCCTCGTCGTGCTCATGGTGCTGGTCGCCGCGCTGACCGAGGAGCGCGGCCCGGAGATCGCCCTCGCCCGCCTGCACGGGTACGCCCGGGGCCGGGTCGCCGCGTTCGGGTTGGCCGAGGTGCTGAGCCTGATCACCGTCGCGGCGCCGCTCGGGCTCCTGCTCAGCCGCCTCGTCCTGGCGACGGTGGCGGGACTGTGGCTCGCCCCGGGCACTCCGACGCCGTGGAGTTGGACGGCGTTCGTGGCGGTCGGCGCCGCCCTGCTGACGGCGTACGCCGCAGCGGCGGTGGCGTCCCGGCGAGTGTTCCGGACAAAGGTGATCAACCTGCTGCGCCGGGTTCCGCAGCGCACTACGTGGCGGGCGGGCGCGCTGGAAGGGGCCGCAGTCGCCCTGGCCGTCGCGGCGCTGGTGACGACGGTTCAGGATCAGGAGTCGGGGTTGGCCGTGCTCGCCGCTCCGCTGCTCGCCATCGTCGTAGGGGTCGCCGGGGGCCGGTTGCTGAGCCTGATCGCGGCGGCCCGCGTACGCCAGACGCGCCGCCGGGCCGATCCGGTCGGCGTCCTGACCAGCGCATCCTTGTCCCGCCGCCCCGGACGGCAGCGCATCGTCGTGGTGGTCGCCGTCGCGGCGTCGCTGATGGGGTTCTCCGCCGTCGCCTGGGACGTGGCGGCCCAGGCGCGCGCCGAGGCCGCCAACGGAGTCGTCGGCGCGCCGTCGGTCTATCGGGTCTCCGCCGCCGGTCCGCAGCAACTGCTCGAAGGCGTCACGGCGGCGGTCCCGGACGGGTCGGCCATGGGGGTGGTACGCCGCGCGGAGTTCTTCGACGGCAACGTCGTGAACGTCATCGGCGTGCAGAGCGACCGCCTGGCGAAGACGGCGACCTGGTTCGGGCATTCCGACGTGGACCTCGAAGCGATCGCCGCGAAGCTGCGTCCCACCCCGCCGGCGCCGTCCCCGGTCAGCGGGCGGTTGACGGTCTCCCTCGACGCCACCGGGCTCGACCAGGTGCCGCTGGTGGTCGCCGTCGAGGTGCGTACCGGCCAGCGGCAGCAGACCGTCGAACTCGGCAGGCTGCAGCAGGGCCTGCACGAGTACGCCGCTGAGGTGCCCGAAGGCGAACTCGCCGTGCTGAAGCTCATCCGGCCGCCGGCCCAGGCCGAGGCGGTCGTGGGGACGCTGACGATCAAACGCCTCTCGTCGGCCGCCGGCGAGGTGCCCATCGGCGGCGAGGGCGGGTGGCAACCGATCCTGCCGGCCGGAGTGAAAGTGGGCCTCACCGGGGACACGGAGCTGTCCGCCCGGATCGAGGCCGACGGCAACGGCGACATCCGGATCGCCCGCCTGCACGCCCCGAAGGCGCTGCCGGGTCTGCTGGCCGGGCCGGTTCCGGCGGTGGAGGTCGCCGACGACGGCTGGCCGTTCATGGCGTTCGCGACGCAGCCGCAGACGTTCACCACGCTGGGCACCGATCGAATCGTTCCGGGCGCGTCCGGCCACGGCATCCTGGTCGACGTCGACTACGGGCTCGCGCAGGCGCAGGATCTGACCGGTTCGGTCGACAACGGCACCTCGATCGTCTACGAGGTGTGGGCCGGCGACGGAGCACCCAAGGATCTCGTCGATCGGCTGGCGGCGCACGGCATCCAGGTCCGGTCGAGCCAGACGCTGTCGGCGTACGAGGATCGGCTTGGCCGCCGCGCACCGGCGTTGGCGCTGCGCCTCTACGGCATCGGCGCGCTGGTGGCGATCCTGCTCGCGCTGGGCATCGTGCTGCTCGCCGTACGCGTCGGCGCGGAACAACGCCGCTACGGCTCCGCCGCGCTGCTCGTCGCGGGGGTGCCCGAAACCGTCCTGCGCAAGGCGGTACGCCGGGAGTTCGTCACCTTGCTCGGCTGGCCGGCCGGGCTCGGATTCCTGTCCGGGGTGGCGGTCGCCGTCCTGCTGTTGCCCGGCATACCGCTGGTGACCACCGGGGTCACCGGCGACGCGCACTGGCAACCGGCGCCCGGAGCGCTGGCGGTCGTCGCGATCGCGTGCCTCGGGTGTCTGCTGATCGCCTTGCCGGTGGCGGTACGCCTGATCCGCCAGGCCCGGCCGGAGCTGCTGCGAGGAGAGGCCCGATGA
- a CDS encoding ABC transporter ATP-binding protein: MNAVGVSCRGLVTIYRLEGYEVVALAGVDLDIRAGEAVALLGPSGSGKSTLLSVLAGLLRPSAGRVHVGGVDLAKATEGELARMRAGEVGVCLQNADRGLLPYLTARQNVWFAQRPAVGRDLLPPDDVLALVGLTDRKRVAVEPPKLSPGERQRLAIGVALARRPGLLLVDEPTSQLDADARDEVVDALRSVHDAGTTVVVVTHDPAVGEQMGRTVTIRDGRVGAQGVRGEEFAVVGRDGSIHLPQELLDRMPPGTHLRIVDQPDGSALLVPAPEIEGDDR; encoded by the coding sequence ATGAACGCGGTCGGTGTGAGCTGCCGGGGACTGGTCACGATCTACCGGCTGGAGGGGTACGAGGTGGTCGCCCTGGCCGGCGTGGACCTCGACATCCGGGCGGGCGAGGCGGTGGCCTTGCTCGGCCCGTCCGGCTCCGGCAAGTCGACTTTGCTCTCCGTGCTGGCCGGACTGTTGCGGCCGTCGGCCGGTCGGGTTCACGTGGGCGGCGTCGACCTGGCCAAGGCGACCGAGGGCGAGCTCGCCCGGATGCGCGCCGGAGAAGTCGGCGTATGCCTGCAGAACGCCGACCGGGGTCTGCTGCCATATCTGACGGCCCGGCAGAACGTCTGGTTCGCCCAGCGCCCGGCGGTCGGCCGGGACCTGCTGCCGCCCGACGACGTGCTGGCCCTCGTCGGGCTGACCGATCGCAAGCGCGTCGCCGTCGAGCCGCCGAAACTCAGCCCCGGCGAACGGCAGCGGCTGGCGATCGGCGTCGCCCTGGCGCGGCGGCCAGGTCTTCTGCTGGTCGACGAGCCGACGAGCCAACTGGACGCGGACGCCCGCGACGAGGTCGTGGACGCCCTGCGGTCGGTACACGACGCGGGCACGACCGTCGTCGTGGTCACCCACGATCCGGCCGTCGGCGAGCAGATGGGCCGGACCGTGACCATCCGCGACGGCCGCGTGGGTGCGCAAGGCGTACGCGGGGAGGAGTTCGCGGTGGTGGGCCGGGACGGCTCGATCCACCTGCCGCAGGAGCTGCTCGACCGCATGCCGCCCGGCACCCACCTGCGCATCGTGGACCAGCCGGACGGCAGCGCGCTGCTCGTCCCGGCGCCCGAAATCGAGGGAGACGACCGATGA
- a CDS encoding aldehyde dehydrogenase family protein, producing MINDAYTSTNPARLDDVVATVRPADEAAIVAAARRAKTAQPAWADVPAPVRGQVIANISRLVEANAEALARLVTREIGKPVAEARGEVQEIVDTCQFFLGEGRRLYGQTIPSEMPDKQLFTFRTPVGAAMIITAGNFPVAVPSWYLVPALLCGNTVVWKPALYAAACADALAELFVRGGLPDGVLTVVHADGPETFTGLGSALEDGLIDKVGFTGSTEVGRAIGELCGRYLQTPCLELGGKNPMVVTEDADLDLAVEGALFSGFGTAGQRCTSLGTVIAHEAVHDEFLARFTAAVADARIGDPTQDVLYGPLLDEKFAAAYEKHLGWIAPHHRVSGQIGRITAQNPRAGFVGDPATGLFYHPVIVDGVRPGDELFQQETFGPIVGVTAYRTLDEAIELANGPGYGLSSSIYTTDPTKAFTFRRKISAGMVSVNNSTSGAEAHLPFGGNGRSGNGSRQSGVWVLDQFTRWQAMNWDYSGRLQKAQMEVAILPADLSFRL from the coding sequence GTGATCAACGACGCTTACACCTCGACCAACCCGGCCCGGCTCGACGACGTGGTCGCCACCGTGCGCCCGGCCGACGAGGCCGCGATCGTGGCGGCGGCTCGCCGGGCGAAGACCGCCCAGCCGGCCTGGGCCGACGTGCCCGCCCCCGTACGCGGCCAGGTGATCGCGAACATCTCGCGGCTGGTCGAGGCGAACGCGGAGGCGCTGGCGCGACTGGTGACCCGGGAGATCGGCAAGCCTGTCGCCGAGGCGCGGGGCGAGGTGCAGGAGATCGTCGACACCTGCCAGTTCTTCCTGGGCGAGGGGCGTCGGCTGTACGGGCAGACGATTCCCTCGGAGATGCCGGACAAGCAGCTGTTCACCTTCCGTACGCCGGTCGGCGCAGCCATGATCATCACTGCGGGCAACTTCCCTGTGGCCGTGCCGAGCTGGTACCTCGTGCCGGCGCTGCTCTGCGGCAACACCGTGGTGTGGAAACCCGCCCTGTACGCGGCCGCCTGCGCCGACGCGCTGGCCGAGCTGTTCGTCCGCGGTGGGCTGCCCGACGGCGTACTGACGGTGGTGCACGCGGACGGGCCGGAGACCTTCACCGGGCTCGGCTCGGCGCTGGAGGACGGGCTGATCGACAAGGTCGGCTTCACCGGCTCGACCGAGGTCGGGCGGGCCATCGGCGAGCTGTGCGGGCGCTACCTCCAGACGCCGTGTCTCGAACTGGGCGGCAAGAACCCGATGGTGGTCACCGAGGACGCCGACCTGGACCTGGCGGTCGAGGGCGCGCTGTTCTCCGGCTTCGGCACCGCCGGGCAGCGCTGCACCTCCCTGGGCACGGTGATCGCCCACGAGGCGGTGCACGACGAGTTCCTGGCCCGGTTCACCGCGGCGGTCGCGGACGCCCGGATCGGCGACCCGACGCAGGACGTCCTCTACGGCCCGCTGCTGGACGAGAAGTTCGCGGCGGCGTACGAGAAACACCTGGGCTGGATCGCCCCGCACCACCGGGTCAGCGGCCAGATCGGCCGGATCACGGCGCAGAACCCGCGCGCCGGGTTCGTCGGCGACCCCGCGACCGGGCTGTTCTACCACCCCGTGATCGTCGACGGCGTACGCCCGGGGGACGAGCTGTTCCAGCAGGAGACGTTCGGGCCGATCGTCGGCGTGACGGCGTACCGGACGCTCGACGAGGCGATCGAGCTGGCCAACGGGCCCGGCTACGGCCTGTCCAGCTCGATCTACACGACCGATCCCACCAAGGCGTTCACCTTTCGCCGGAAGATCTCGGCCGGCATGGTCAGCGTCAACAACTCCACCTCGGGGGCTGAGGCGCACCTGCCGTTCGGCGGCAACGGCCGCTCGGGCAACGGCAGCCGGCAGTCCGGCGTCTGGGTGCTCGACCAGTTCACCCGCTGGCAGGCGATGAACTGGGACTACTCCGGTCGGCTCCAGAAAGCCCAGATGGAGGTCGCGATCCTGCCAGCCGATCTCTCGTTCCGCCTCTAG
- a CDS encoding ATP-binding cassette domain-containing protein, whose product MTFLKLDGVTVAYEPDRPVLADFVLSAYPGRIIAVTGPSGAGKTTLLWTLAGLIRPQAGEVTADGEPLRGRQDAIARGVALIPQGNGLEATLTASENVLLPLIAGGMPGEEAETRTAAALERLGLSGQADQLVEELSGGQQQRTAVARGLAANAKVLLADEITSELDAVNRRLVLELLQEECRRGVAVVFATHDPQAAEACDEVVALA is encoded by the coding sequence ATGACGTTCTTGAAGCTCGACGGCGTCACCGTCGCGTACGAGCCGGATCGACCGGTGCTCGCCGACTTCGTGCTTTCGGCGTACCCGGGGAGGATCATCGCGGTGACCGGGCCCTCGGGCGCGGGCAAGACGACGCTGCTGTGGACCCTCGCGGGCCTGATCCGGCCGCAGGCCGGCGAGGTGACCGCGGACGGTGAGCCGCTGCGCGGGCGGCAGGACGCGATCGCGCGCGGCGTGGCGCTGATCCCGCAGGGCAACGGGCTGGAGGCCACCCTCACGGCGAGTGAGAACGTGCTGCTGCCGCTGATCGCGGGCGGGATGCCGGGCGAGGAGGCGGAGACGCGCACCGCCGCCGCGCTCGAGCGGCTGGGCCTGTCCGGGCAGGCCGACCAGCTCGTGGAGGAGCTGTCCGGCGGGCAGCAGCAGCGCACGGCGGTCGCCCGCGGGCTGGCCGCGAACGCGAAGGTGCTGCTCGCGGACGAGATCACCAGCGAGCTGGACGCGGTCAACCGCCGGCTCGTCCTCGAACTGCTCCAAGAGGAGTGCCGCCGCGGCGTCGCCGTCGTCTTCGCCACGCACGACCCGCAAGCCGCCGAGGCCTGCGACGAGGTGGTGGCGCTGGCCTAG
- the argS gene encoding arginine--tRNA ligase, with the protein MSIEELLAARLRPAFDQVAGGTADPAVRRSQHADYQADGALALARGLGRAPREVAAEVVARADLAGLADLEVVGPGFINITVHTSAVHSLLLKLYADSRHGVPTVAAPQTVLVDYSGPNVAKEMHVGHLRSTVIGDAIVRLLEFQGHHVTRANHLGDWGTPFGMLIEHLVDVGEQEAAHELSVGDLTGFYQAARRKFDGDPDFKRRAQLRVVALQSGDETTRRLWRLLVDESEKYFLSVYSTLDVTLSAADFQGESTYNDELADVVDELSALGLLRESDGALCAFPDGFTGRDGAPMPVIVRKEDGGYNYSATDLAALRRRCRAYERAVYVVGTPQKQHFAMVFAVGVAAGWVQPGQVEHIAFGSILGPDGKMLKTRAGDSVKLSALLDEAVSRAAALAPTPDVAHSVGIGAVKYADLSSDRVKDYVFAWDRALSLTGDSGAYLQYAYARIQSLLAKGGAVEPAFSLDVPSERALALQLLGFPSAVTAAATALQPHRLAGYLHGLATAYSAFYEECPVLRAPTAEIRAGRLGLADLTGRVLTLGLSLLGIRTPTPL; encoded by the coding sequence ATGTCTATCGAGGAGCTTCTCGCCGCGCGGCTGAGGCCGGCTTTCGACCAGGTCGCGGGCGGTACCGCGGACCCGGCCGTGCGCCGGTCCCAGCACGCCGACTACCAGGCAGACGGCGCGTTGGCCCTGGCCCGCGGGCTGGGCCGGGCGCCGCGCGAGGTGGCGGCGGAGGTCGTGGCGCGCGCCGACCTCGCCGGGCTCGCGGACCTCGAAGTGGTCGGGCCGGGATTCATCAACATCACCGTCCACACCTCCGCGGTCCACTCACTCCTCCTCAAGTTGTACGCGGACAGCCGGCACGGCGTTCCCACGGTGGCAGCGCCGCAGACGGTGCTGGTCGACTACTCGGGGCCGAACGTGGCGAAGGAGATGCACGTCGGGCATCTGCGGTCGACGGTCATCGGCGACGCGATCGTGCGGCTGCTGGAGTTCCAGGGGCACCACGTGACCCGGGCGAACCATCTCGGCGACTGGGGCACACCGTTCGGCATGCTCATCGAGCACCTGGTGGACGTCGGCGAGCAGGAGGCCGCGCACGAGTTGTCGGTCGGCGACCTGACCGGGTTCTATCAGGCTGCGCGGCGGAAGTTCGACGGCGATCCGGACTTCAAACGGCGGGCGCAGCTGCGGGTCGTGGCGCTGCAATCCGGCGACGAGACGACCCGGCGGCTGTGGCGGCTGCTGGTCGACGAGTCCGAGAAGTACTTCCTGTCGGTGTACTCCACGCTGGACGTGACCCTGAGCGCGGCCGACTTCCAGGGCGAGAGCACGTACAACGACGAGCTGGCCGATGTGGTGGACGAGTTGTCGGCGCTCGGGCTGTTGCGGGAGAGCGATGGGGCGCTGTGCGCGTTCCCCGACGGGTTCACCGGGCGGGACGGCGCGCCGATGCCGGTGATCGTGCGGAAGGAGGACGGCGGCTACAACTACAGCGCCACCGATCTCGCCGCCTTGCGGCGGCGCTGCCGGGCGTACGAGCGGGCCGTGTATGTCGTCGGAACGCCGCAGAAACAGCATTTCGCGATGGTCTTCGCGGTGGGGGTGGCGGCCGGCTGGGTTCAGCCGGGGCAGGTCGAGCACATCGCGTTCGGCTCGATCCTCGGCCCGGACGGCAAGATGCTGAAGACCCGGGCGGGGGACTCCGTGAAACTCTCCGCACTCCTGGACGAGGCGGTGTCGCGAGCGGCGGCGCTGGCCCCGACGCCCGACGTCGCGCACTCGGTCGGCATCGGCGCGGTGAAGTACGCCGATCTGTCCTCCGACCGGGTGAAAGACTACGTCTTCGCCTGGGACCGGGCGCTGTCGCTCACCGGGGACTCCGGTGCCTACCTGCAATACGCGTACGCCCGGATCCAATCACTGCTCGCCAAGGGCGGCGCGGTCGAGCCTGCCTTCTCACTGGACGTGCCGTCCGAGCGGGCGCTGGCGTTGCAGCTGCTCGGATTCCCGTCCGCCGTCACGGCGGCGGCCACGGCGTTGCAGCCGCATCGGCTGGCGGGCTACCTGCACGGGCTGGCCACGGCGTACTCGGCGTTCTACGAGGAATGCCCGGTGCTGCGCGCGCCGACCGCCGAGATCCGGGCCGGGCGGCTCGGGCTGGCCGACCTCACCGGCCGGGTGCTCACCCTCGGCCTGTCGTTGCTGGGCATCCGCACCCCTACTCCCCTCTAG
- a CDS encoding response regulator, protein MTTRVMVVDDHPMWRESVARDLAEAGYDVIAAVGDGAQAVRVGTSLRPDVVVLDLQLPDLSGVEVITALCKGDTPVRILVLSASGEHQDVLDAVKAGATGYLVKSAGRDEFLTAVARTAEGDAVFTPGLAGLVLGEYRRLASSPADGDDTPRLTERETEILRLVAKGLSYKQIAERLVLSPRTVQNHVQHTLGKLQLHNRVELVRYALERGLDTDG, encoded by the coding sequence ATGACGACGCGCGTAATGGTGGTCGACGACCATCCGATGTGGAGAGAGTCGGTGGCGCGGGACCTCGCCGAGGCCGGTTACGACGTCATCGCGGCCGTCGGCGACGGCGCCCAGGCCGTACGCGTCGGGACGTCGTTGCGCCCGGACGTCGTCGTCCTCGACCTGCAACTGCCCGACCTGTCCGGCGTCGAGGTCATCACCGCGTTGTGCAAGGGCGATACCCCTGTACGCATCCTGGTGCTCTCGGCCAGCGGCGAGCACCAGGACGTCTTGGACGCCGTCAAGGCGGGCGCGACCGGATACCTCGTCAAGTCGGCCGGACGTGACGAATTCCTGACCGCCGTTGCGCGTACCGCTGAAGGAGACGCCGTGTTCACGCCGGGCCTGGCCGGACTCGTGCTGGGCGAGTACCGGCGGCTGGCGTCGTCGCCCGCGGACGGCGACGACACGCCGCGCCTGACCGAGCGCGAGACCGAGATCCTGCGGTTGGTCGCGAAGGGCTTGTCCTACAAGCAGATCGCGGAGCGACTGGTCTTGTCGCCGCGGACCGTGCAGAACCACGTGCAGCACACGCTGGGCAAACTCCAGCTCCACAATCGAGTGGAGCTGGTCCGCTACGCGCTGGAGCGCGGCCTCGACACCGACGGCTAG